Proteins found in one Bombus terrestris chromosome 1, iyBomTerr1.2, whole genome shotgun sequence genomic segment:
- the LOC100644591 gene encoding Golgi pH regulator codes for MGFLEDTFVILITQIIFFLGGWVFFVKKLFRDYEVHHRLVQLIFSTTFSLSCTMFELIIFEIIGVLDSSSRYFHWNVGLYMLLFMVIVLIPFYIAYFIISNIRFVRLKLIRPLTVVVYLFYLYLFWKVGNPFPILSPKKGLLSIEQGVSRIGVIGVTVMALLSGFGAVNYPYTSMAYFMRPVTYADVQAIEKRLLQTMDMIVAKKKRMALAKKGEVVGQTEARSRLWGMFGPLSGTKSNQESIKQLQTEVTALEELSRQLFLEAHDIQNARERLEWAATWQGKYFNVLGYFFSVYCTWKIFISTINIVFDRVGKKDPVTRAIEIAVHWIGFDIDVTFWSQHISFYLVGCIVLTSIRGLLLTLTKFFYAISSSKSSNIIVLILAQIMGMYFVSSVLLMRMNMPAEYRIIITQVLGELQFNFYHRWFDVIFLVSALSSIVFLYLAHKQAPAERI; via the exons ATGGGTTTCTTGGAAGATACATTCGTGATTTTAATCACACAG ATTATCTTCTTCTTGGGAGGATGGgtattttttgtaaaaaaattatttcgggATTATGAAGTTCATCACAGATTAGTACAACTAATTTTTTCCACAACATTTTCACTATCTTGTACTATGTTCGAactaattatttttgaaataattggaGTTCTTGACTCCAG TTCTAGATATTTTCATTGGAATGTTGGCCTTTATATGCTGCTATTTATGGTAATTGTTTTAATTCCATTTTACATAGCATATTTCATCATTAGCAATATCAGATTTG TAAGACTGAAATTAATAAGGCCATTAACAGTTGTTGTGTATCTCTTTTATCTTTACTTGTTTTGGAAAGTGGGAAATCCCTTTCCAATCTTAAGTCCAAAAAAAGGCCTATTATCCATTGAACAAGGTGTTAGTAGAATAGGAGTTATTGGTGTCACTGTTATGGCACTATTATCAGGATTTGGTGCTGTAAATTATCCATATACTTCAATGGCCTATTTTATGAGACCTGTGACATATGCTGACGTACAGGCTATAGAAAAACGATTATTACAAACAATGGATATGATCGTGGCTAAGAAAAAGAGAATGGCATTAGCTAAGAAGGGAGAAGTTGTAGGGCAAACTGAAGCTAGATCTCGACTTTGGGGGATGTTTGGTCCTTTAAGTGGTACTAAAAGTAATCAGGAAA GTATTAAACAGTTACAAACTGAAGTTACAGCGTTAGAAGAATTATCTCGGCAATTATTTTTAGAAGCACACGATATTCAAAATGCAAGAGAACGTTTAGAATGGGCTGCTACTTGGCAGgggaaatattttaatgttttaggGTACTTTTTCTCTGTGTATTGTACTTGGAAAATATTCATT TCAACAATTAATATTGTTTTCGATCGCGTGGGCAAGAAAGATCCCGTAACTAGAGCAATTGAAATTGCAGTACACTGGATTGGTTTTGATATCGATGTTACATTTTGGTCTCAACACATTTCTTTCTATCTTGTTggttgtattgtattaacatcAATTCGTGGTTTATTACTAACACTCACGAAG TTTTTTTACGCGATATCAAGCAGCAAATCATCGAATATTATCGTACTTATACTTGCTCAAATAATG GGTATGTATTTTGTGTCGTCTGTGCTTCTAATGCGAATGAATATGCCTGCGGAATATCGGATTATAATAACTCAAGTTTTAGGAGAAttgcaatttaatttttatcatagGTGGTTTGACGTTATATTTTTAGTATCTGCATTATCATcaatagtatttttatatttagctCATAAACAAGCGCCTGCAGaacgtatttaa
- the LOC100643875 gene encoding histone H4 has translation MTGRGKGGKGLGKGGAKRHRKVLRDNIQGITKPAIRRLARRGGVKRISGLIYEETRGVLKVFLENVIRDAVTYTEHAKRKTVTAMDVVYALKRQGRTLYGFGG, from the coding sequence atgaCTGGTCGTGGAAAGGGAGGAAAGGGATTGGGAAAGGGAGGAGCGAAGCGTCATAGGAAGGTACTTCGTGATAACATCCAGGGTATCACGAAACCAGCAATTCGTCGCTTGGCTCGTCGTGGTGGTGTTAAACGCATATCTGGCTTGATTTACGAGGAAACTCGGGGTGTCTTAAAAgtttttctagaaaacgttattcgtgatgCGGTTACGTACACCGAACACGCTAAACGGAAGACTGTGACGGCTATGGATGTTGTATACGCTTTGAAGAGACAAGGACGCactctttatggttttggaggTTAA
- the LOC105665767 gene encoding histone H3, protein MARTKQTARKSTGGKAPRKQLATKAARKSAPATGGVKKPHRYRPGTVALREIRRYQKSTELLIRKLPFQRLVREIAQDFKTDLRFQSSAVMALQEASEAYLVGLFEDTNLCAIHAKRVTIMPKDIQLARRIRGERA, encoded by the coding sequence ATGGCTCGTACTAAGCAGACTGCTCGTAAATCAACTGGTGGTAAAGCCCCCCGAAAGCAGTTGGCGACAAAGGCTGCGCGTAAAAGTGCACCTGCAACTGGAGGAGTTAAGAAACCTCATCGTTATCGTCCCGGAACTGTTGCTCTTCGTGAAATTCGAAGATACCAAAAGAGTACTGAGCTTTTGATCCGTAAATTGCCTTTCCAACGGCTTGTTCGTGAAATTGCACAAGACTTTAAAACTGATCTGCGTTTCCAAAGTTCAGCAGTTATGGCGCTTCAAGAAGCAAGCGAAGCCTACCTAGTTGGGCTCTTTGAAGACACGAATCTCTGTGCTATTCACGCTAAAAGAGTTACTATTATGCCAAAAGATATCCAGTTGGCGCGTAGAATTCGTGGAGAACGAGCTTAA
- the LOC100644000 gene encoding probable oligoribonuclease yields MAYDNRDCIVWIDTELTGLNIEKDTILEIACLITDKDLNIISEEFNVVINQPDVVLENMNEWCTNWHIKTGLIEKSKCSKFSLTDVEQMLLNLLKNYIPSKSCPLAGNTVYMDRLFLLKFMPLVNDYLHYRIIDCSVIKELVRRWNPTIYKNMPEKKLCHRALSDIKESINELKYYKTNIFTAFMG; encoded by the exons ATGGCATATGACAACCGTGATTGCATCGTATGGATAGACACAgaa TTAACTGGACTTAATATAGAAAAGGATACAATATTGGAAATTGCTTGTTTGATAACTGACAAAGATTTGAACATTATAAGTGAAGAATTTAATGTTGTAATTAATCAACCAGATGTGGTGTTAGAAAATATGAATGAATGGTGCACTAACTGGCATATAAAG ACTGGGCTGATAGAGAAATCTAAATGTAGCAAATTTAGTTTAACGGATGTAGAGCAAATGTTacttaatttgttaaaaaactACATTCCAAGTAAAAGTTGTCCTCTAGCTGGTAATACAGTTTACATGGATCGTTTATTCTTACTAAAATTTATGCCATTAGTCAATGATTATTTACATTATAGAATTATTGATTGCAGTGTGATTAAAGAACTAGTCAG GAGATGGAATCcaacaatttataaaaatatgccaGAAAAGAAACTTTGTCACAGAGCTTTATCTGATATCAAAGAAagtataaatgaattaaaatattataaaacgaataTATTTACGGCTTTTATGGGATAG
- the LOC100644238 gene encoding kinesin-like protein Klp61F: protein MNDTRNAKKEKKQHIQVFVRVRPINNAEKVGKSVTVVDIPSNKEVVIRERPHDKFTKKFTFDKVFGPHSKQIQVYNAVVSSLLEEVLAGYNCTVFAYGQTGTGKTFTMEGTDNDPSLHWQTDTTAGIIPRALSHLFDELRVLGVQEYSVRASYLELYNEEIFDLLSPSEDAAKIRIYEDPTKKGAVIVHGLEEMSIHTKNEVFNILQKGSEKRQTAATLMNAHSSRSHTIFSITVHIRENTIEGEELLKTGKLNLVDLAGSENVGRSGAVDRRAREAGNINQSLLTLGRVITALAEKAPHVPYRESKLTRLLQESLGGRTRTSIIATISPASINLEETLSTLDYAHRAKNITNRPEVNQKFSKKALLQEYIEEIERLKKDLIACRERNGIYLTPDSYNEMQSLIEFQSKEIEEKLNHIKALEECMNSKERIFNELKSITSEQANELLSTKNELKSTVNALMSTSTRLAISEREKEEQKFLVEKHANTENILLSQVQTVLDVADTATSDVNKLHDKIFRKLQIGQQNKFLGQQFKNNIKEQIQKIEADIASHTKNLMQFSTSMKDHIEAQSVSVSEDIGKAIQVMSQDLVNFKQNIINELMKNMDDSYLRYQQWLENENENVTAMTNIKISMLNNISSHIVQKFHQLLENKLAEGLQALNTDISQNIDNLIESTKESMISISKCSTEKRVRLNNDLLEIREHIENIRQDQIDIIEKRTNFAKMMDDLQRCFNEVQKEQEENHFSICNILDNIDETCRTINNQASDTCKIKTEKQNDLQERFQSDLEIVKKVVVEGADKSRLLNESAIAQGKISIDQFQSNINKNCDTLISFKNCVENNIAEMQQKIAKDKSFILSIINDMYMKVYTTSNEHIKCFDDCKMAFMTVLTEMSKKLESENINAENVNSKIILEMQAILDQVDKFFTEDLYRDNPTGLTPAKKDFQYSKKLIKTSPHERLLKRYRETLKDIEDTENEPVIPLNTSTKQAVDTS, encoded by the exons ATGAACGACACGCGTAAtgcgaaaaaagagaaaaagcaaCATATACAAGTCTTTGTCCGTGTCAG GCCAATAAATAACGCTGAGAAAGTCGGGAAATCGGTAACAGTTGTTGATATACCATCTAATAAAGAAGTAGTCATTCGAGAAAGACCTCatgataaatttacaaaaaagtTTACGTTTGACAAAGTATTTGGACCTCATTCAAAGCAG ataCAAGTATATAATGCAGTTGTCAGTTCTTTGCTGGAAGAAGTTTTGGCTGGATATAATTGCACAGTGTTTGCATATGGACAAACTGGAACTGGAAAGACTTTCACAATGGAAGGAACTGACAATGATCCATCATTACATTGGCAAACA GATACCACTGCTGGAATTATACCTCGAGCTTTAAGTCACTTATTTGATGAATTACGCGTATTAGGCGTACAAGAATACTCAGTAAGAGCCAGCTATTTAGAATTATACAACGAggaaatatttgatttattatcTCCTAGTGAGGATGCTGCTAAAATAAG GATATATGAAGATCCAACTAAAAAAGGTGCTGTAATAGTACATGGTTTAGAAGAAATGTCAATACATACTAAAAATGAAGTATTTAACATCCTTCAGAAAGGATCGGAAAAAAGGCAGACTGCAGCTACTCTGATGAATGCTCATTCAAG TCGTTCCCACacaatattttctattactGTTCATATAAGAGAGAATACTATAGAGGGTGAAGAGCTATTGAAAACaggaaaactaaatttagttgATCTGGCTGGTAGTGAGAATGTTGGAAGGTCTGGTGCTGTTGACCGAAGAGCAAGAGAAGCAGGCAATATCAATCAATCTCTATTAACCTTAGGTCGAGTTATAACAGCATTAGCAGAAAAAGCTCCACATGTACCTTATAG AGAATCTAAATTAACACGGTTGCTCCAAGAATCATTAGGTGGACGTACAAGAACTTCAATAATTGCTACAATATCTCCTGCTAGTATTAATCTTGAGGAAACCTTGTCAACATTAGATTATGCACACCGTGCTAAAAATATCACAAATCGACCTGAAGTTAATCAAAAATTTTCTAAGAAGGCATTACTTCAAGAATATattgaagaaattgaaagattgAAGAAAGATTTAATAGCATGTCGTGAACGAAATGGTATTTATCTAACTCCAGACAGTTACAATGAAATGCAATCTTTGATAGAATTTCAAAGCAAAGAAATAGAGGAAAAATTGAATCATATTAAAGCACTTGAAGAATGTATGAACTCTAAAGAG cgaatatttaacgaattaaaATCAATAACTTCCGAACAAGCAAATGAACTATTAAGTACAAAAAATGAATTGAAAAGCACAGTAAATGCTTTAATGTCAACGTCAACACGCTTGGCAATATCGgaacgagaaaaagaggaacaaAAGTTTCTTGTTGAAAAACATGCAAATactgaaaatattcttttatcacaAGTACAAACAGTTTTAGATGTTGCTGATACAGCCACCTCAGATGTAAATAAACTTCATGACAAAATCTTTCGTAAATT aCAAATAGGAcagcaaaataaatttcttgGACAACAGTTTAAGAACAACATTAAAGAACAAATCCAAAAAATTGAAGCTGATATTGCATCACATACCAAAAATTTAATGCAATTCTCTACATCTATGAAGGATCATATTG AAGCGCAAAGTGTATCAGTTAGTGAGGACATTGGAAAGGCGATTCAAGTTATGTCCCAGGATCTTgttaattttaaacaaaatattatcaATGAGTTGATGAAAAATATGGATGATTCT tatttaagGTATCAACAGTGGTTGgaaaatgaaaacgaaaatGTTACAGCTAtgactaatataaaaattagtatgttaaataatatttcttcccatattgtacaaaaatttcatCAGTTACTGGAGAATAAACTAGCTGAAGGTTTGCAAGCGCTAAACACTGATATTTCTCAAAACATTGATAACTTAATAGAATCTACAAAAGAATCAATGATATCAATTTCTAAATGTTCAACTGAAAAGCGGGTTCGCTTAAATAACGATTTGTTAGAAATTAGAGAACATATTGAAAATATTCGACAAGATCAAATTGATATTATCGAGAAACGGACAAATTTTGCAAAG ATGATGGACGATTTACAACGTTGTTTCAATGAGGTACAAAAGGAGCAGGAAGAGAATCATTTTTCAATATGCAATATATTAGACAATATTGATGAAACTTGTAGAACTATAAATAATCAAGCTTCAGATACTTGCAAAATAAAGACAGAAAAACAAAATGATTTACAAGAAAGATTTCAAAGTGATCTAGAAATAGTAAAAAAGGTAGTTGTTGAAGGAGCAGATAAG TCTCGATTGTTGAACGAAAGCGCTATAGCACAAGGTAAAATATCAATAGATCAGTTCCAATCGAACATAAACAAGAATTGTGATACATTAATAAGTTTTAAGAATTGTGTGGAAAATAATATTGCGGAAATGCAGCAAAAGATAGCAAAAGATAAAAGCTTTATTTTGTCAATAATCAAT GATATGTATATGAAAGTTTATACCACTAGCAATGAACATATAAAATGTTTTGATGATTGCAAAATGGCATTTATGACTGTACTTACAGAAATGAGTAAAAAGCTTGAGAGTGAAAATATTAATGCAGAAAATGTGAATagcaaaattattttagaaatgcAAGCAATACTTGATCAAGTTGACAAATTCTTTACAGAAGATTTATATCGCGATAATCCAACAG GTTTAACTCCGGCAAAGAAAGATTTTCAGTATTCTAAAAAGCTTATTAAAACCTCTCCACATGAGCGACTACTTAAAAGATATAGAGAAACACTTAAAGATATTGAAGATACAGAGAATGAG CCTGTAATACCACTGAATACATCTACAAAACAAGCTGTAGATACAAGCTGA
- the LOC100649610 gene encoding chymotrypsin-2, producing MNFLRKLFWIGQFDNSGGSVFIIYRAVNRNVFCISRSAPEINQWDTNLIPDSSYEEEVDELDSTRIVGGQFAVPNQFPFMAAVHGLVGNGMTSQCGGTIISSRWVLTAGHCVTSGPSQFLVVFGICNKTGIDYNSYNGPGVAMLTNKAILHPNYQTTLNDIALLYMPRNIPFRGSIQPIKLASYNYLKNSFTGKTGAVIGWGKDKATGGGTKRLKYALLPIISNDECSSHWAVTEKHICTSASYHQDACQGDSGGPLIVFKNNVPLQIGIVSYGDGYCPSNKPGVFTRVTKFIDWIQQVTKLRF from the exons ATGAATTTTCTCA GGAAGCTATTTTGGATTGGCCAGTTCGATAATAGTGGGGGATCAGTGTTTATCATATACAGAG CTGTGAACCGTAATGTCTTCTGCATCTCCCGCAGCGCACCCGAAATCAATCAATGGGATACAAACTTGATACCTGATTCTTCGTATG aagaagaggtggATGAATTAGACTCGACCAGAATCGTCGGTGGACAATTCGCAGTACCAAATCAATTTCCATTTATGGCTGCGGTGCATGGATTGGTGGGCAATGGAATGACCTCACAGTGCGGTGGAACAATTATTTCCTCAAGATGGGTGTTAACAGCAGGTCATTGCGTAACATCTGGACCTAGCCaatttcttgttgtttttgGTATTTGCAACAAAACCGGGATAGATTATAATTCCTATAACGGGCCTGGTGTAGCGATGTTAACGAACAAAGCTATACTTCACCCGAATTATCAAACAACCTTGAATGATATCGCACTATTGTATATGCCACGAAATATTCCATTCAGAG gaAGCATTCAACCTATTAAGCTCGCAAGTTATAACTACCTGAAAAATTCATTCACTGGCAAAACAGGTGCAGTCATCGGATGGGGAAAAGACAAAGCTACCGGAGGTGGAACGAAAAGACTAAAGTACGCGCTTCTACCAATTATTTCGAATGACGAATGCTCCTCGCATTGGGCTGTAACGGAGAAACACATATGCACTTCAGCCTCATACCATCAAGACGCATGTCAG GGTGATAGCGGCGGCCCGTTGATCGTATTCAAAAATAATGTCCCTCTTCAAATCGGAATCGTTAGCTATGGAGACGGATATTGTCCCAGTAATAAACCTGGCGTGTTCACCCGAGTCACTAAATTCATCGATTGGATTCAACAAGTTACCAAACTTCGCTTTTAA